The following are from one region of the Rhodopirellula sp. P2 genome:
- a CDS encoding RNA polymerase sigma factor produces the protein MNPGTIEEPSTHPSLLERARYGDDEGWQMLVQVYGPIVYRWIRRCGAQSADAADVMQETFLAVAKALPRFDLDQTGATFRGWLWTIARNKLRDRQRADQRSPIVLDGEALQWAEQESSDPPSELADDVQSIQNRMLQVLRQSTDPKTWQMFWRTAVEGCDPATVAGELNVSRWTVYKARARVLQRLRKELEDFHR, from the coding sequence ATGAACCCCGGCACCATCGAGGAACCATCGACTCATCCCTCGTTGCTCGAACGAGCCCGCTACGGCGACGACGAAGGCTGGCAAATGCTGGTCCAGGTCTACGGGCCGATCGTCTATCGATGGATCCGCCGATGCGGGGCTCAGTCGGCCGACGCCGCGGATGTGATGCAAGAAACATTTCTCGCGGTTGCCAAGGCTCTCCCTCGGTTTGATCTGGACCAAACGGGCGCCACTTTTCGCGGATGGCTGTGGACGATCGCTCGCAACAAACTTCGCGATCGCCAACGTGCCGACCAACGGTCTCCGATCGTGCTCGATGGCGAAGCGCTGCAGTGGGCGGAACAAGAAAGCTCTGATCCGCCCAGCGAACTGGCTGACGATGTGCAGTCGATTCAGAACCGCATGCTGCAAGTCCTGAGGCAATCAACCGATCCCAAGACCTGGCAGATGTTCTGGCGGACCGCCGTGGAAGGCTGCGATCCCGCGACGGTGGCAGGCGAACTGAATGTCAGCCGGTGGACGGTCTACAAGGCTCGCGCTCGGGTGCTGCAACGCCTGAGAAAAGAATTGGAAGATT
- a CDS encoding TIGR04222 domain-containing membrane protein, whose product MMKTTHENVTNDALWQKILHFPIGGESADWTATPLTQGLSFSQRLARENDWSIQHARRCIDEYRRFLYLAATAGHSVTPSDAVDQVWHQHLVYTENYWVDLCREVLPSPLHHGPTKGGSQERVRYQDQYEQTLASYERAFGSVPIAIWPPTEERFAQSIASLRIDRRKFWLIPKPNLTGKSLPGSHLAIAGLAATPFAALFPFNLDGPTFLALYGAAIVIGLVYLLVWFHISNGWSSNPSSPPKLGWGQLSILAGGKKLLLQTTLVALQKRGIVQCDQHGFTILDRGALQAQHDDDPVAVSAMKVTTDYLASSNAPQSFQRLLVAIHSTATNSESQMRESGLLRSTEQRNRFRVGAFGVAGILLAVGGLRCLQGIQNDRPIGFLVLEMILATVGLAVAFRMAGRERLTSLGQSVQERSQRSYPETGLKSAHQTDGGDLDELPCLACWGPAVAAYVLTDPSELFTNDMLYGEEIQAAQKASSSTGWIDWSSSDGSSSDGVSSFDFSSGGGDAGCGGGCGGCGGCGG is encoded by the coding sequence ATGATGAAAACAACACATGAAAACGTCACGAATGACGCGTTGTGGCAGAAAATTCTTCATTTTCCGATTGGAGGCGAATCAGCGGATTGGACCGCGACTCCGCTCACTCAAGGCCTCTCGTTTTCACAACGATTGGCCCGAGAAAACGATTGGAGCATCCAACACGCCCGTCGCTGCATCGACGAGTACCGAAGGTTTCTGTATCTGGCCGCCACCGCGGGTCACAGCGTGACCCCGTCGGATGCGGTCGATCAGGTTTGGCATCAACACTTGGTCTACACCGAGAACTACTGGGTGGATCTTTGCCGAGAAGTCTTGCCATCACCGCTGCATCACGGACCGACCAAAGGTGGCTCCCAAGAACGCGTGCGATATCAAGACCAATACGAACAGACGCTTGCATCTTATGAGCGGGCATTCGGTAGCGTTCCCATTGCGATTTGGCCGCCGACCGAAGAACGCTTCGCTCAATCGATCGCATCGCTTCGGATTGACCGACGCAAATTCTGGCTGATCCCCAAGCCAAACCTGACTGGCAAGTCATTGCCAGGGTCGCACCTCGCGATCGCCGGATTGGCAGCGACACCTTTCGCGGCGCTGTTCCCGTTCAACTTGGACGGACCAACTTTCTTGGCGTTGTATGGTGCGGCAATCGTGATCGGGCTTGTCTACCTGTTGGTTTGGTTTCACATCAGCAACGGTTGGTCATCCAATCCGTCGTCGCCTCCCAAACTGGGCTGGGGACAACTGTCGATCCTGGCAGGGGGCAAAAAGCTATTGCTGCAAACCACCTTGGTAGCGTTGCAAAAGCGAGGCATCGTCCAGTGCGATCAACACGGATTCACCATCCTTGACCGCGGGGCATTGCAGGCCCAACACGACGACGATCCCGTTGCTGTCAGCGCCATGAAGGTGACCACTGACTACCTCGCCTCCAGCAACGCGCCGCAATCCTTCCAACGCTTGCTGGTGGCGATCCATTCCACCGCGACCAATTCCGAATCGCAAATGCGAGAATCGGGATTGCTGAGATCGACCGAACAACGCAATCGCTTTCGAGTGGGCGCGTTCGGCGTTGCTGGCATCTTATTGGCCGTCGGTGGACTCCGGTGCCTGCAGGGAATCCAAAACGACCGTCCGATTGGGTTTCTCGTTTTGGAAATGATTCTCGCGACGGTTGGGTTGGCGGTCGCGTTTCGCATGGCGGGTCGTGAGCGTTTGACATCTCTCGGTCAATCGGTCCAAGAACGATCACAGCGGAGCTATCCTGAAACGGGGTTGAAGTCCGCTCACCAAACCGACGGCGGCGACTTGGATGAGTTGCCTTGCTTGGCTTGTTGGGGGCCCGCGGTGGCCGCGTATGTGCTCACCGATCCCTCCGAGCTTTTCACCAATGACATGTTGTACGGGGAAGAAATCCAGGCTGCCCAAAAAGCGTCCAGCTCAACGGGATGGATTGACTGGAGCAGCAGTGACGGGAGCAGTAGTGACGGGGTTAGCAGCTTCGACTTCAGTAGCGGTGGTGGCGACGCGGGTTGTGGAGGTGGGTGCGGAGGCTGTGGTGGCTGCGGAGGGTGA
- a CDS encoding translocation protein TolB, translating to MLCFSRWSNSVAFWMGITAVICASGSFSWSDDEVDVDPTKPNRLILHVCKMDGTPIRPLVADKAIRHDLDRQGTPNVSPDGKRVAYDAWSTTPTDPDRGPRVCVCDLDGKNFIDVIDGYMPSFAPDNKRLVVSRPAKYAEADGAKGQSIWIVNCDTKEKKLIADQGAWGGRWSADGATILFQGGVDDNGDPVPKSCLSVYDVAAEKPSLLFPPEGSPFQEISYHFAWSKSDRRLAIGGRLIAGLGDGVPSTVTVIMNADQGPDSVIIMLPPANGARVFDGLSLDWHPDGKSILSTGMVGNRFVPVGLSTDGTASEITFPGIPDSVNVRDPAYSPDGKHLIASFGARP from the coding sequence ATGTTGTGCTTCAGTCGATGGTCGAACTCAGTGGCGTTCTGGATGGGCATCACCGCCGTGATCTGCGCGTCAGGATCGTTCAGTTGGTCGGATGACGAGGTTGATGTGGATCCCACCAAACCCAATCGATTGATTCTGCATGTTTGCAAAATGGACGGGACGCCAATACGACCGCTCGTCGCTGACAAGGCAATCCGGCATGATCTTGATCGCCAGGGAACACCCAACGTTTCACCCGATGGAAAGCGGGTGGCTTACGACGCTTGGTCCACGACTCCGACAGATCCAGATCGCGGCCCCCGGGTGTGTGTTTGTGATTTGGACGGCAAGAACTTCATCGACGTGATTGACGGCTACATGCCTTCCTTCGCGCCCGACAACAAACGTTTGGTTGTAAGTCGGCCAGCCAAGTATGCCGAAGCAGACGGCGCGAAAGGCCAATCCATCTGGATTGTGAACTGCGATACCAAAGAGAAAAAATTAATCGCGGATCAAGGTGCCTGGGGTGGGCGTTGGTCCGCCGATGGTGCAACGATTCTTTTCCAAGGTGGCGTGGATGACAATGGTGACCCAGTGCCCAAGTCTTGCTTGAGCGTGTACGACGTGGCTGCGGAAAAGCCATCTCTACTGTTCCCGCCGGAAGGGTCACCGTTTCAGGAGATTAGCTATCACTTTGCCTGGAGCAAGAGTGACCGTCGGTTGGCAATCGGAGGTCGGCTCATCGCTGGACTCGGTGACGGTGTGCCGAGTACCGTGACGGTGATCATGAATGCTGATCAAGGCCCTGATTCCGTGATCATCATGCTGCCGCCCGCCAATGGGGCTCGCGTATTCGATGGTTTGTCACTCGATTGGCATCCTGACGGGAAGTCCATTCTCAGTACGGGCATGGTGGGCAACCGATTTGTTCCTGTCGGGTTGTCGACGGATGGCACGGCTTCCGAGATCACGTTCCCTGGCATTCCGGACTCAGTCAACGTACGCGATCCGGCATACTCGCCCGACGGGAAGCATTTGATCGCATCGTTCGGTGCGCGGCCGTAA
- a CDS encoding DUF2891 domain-containing protein, whose amino-acid sequence MFAWKDSFFRQLFSTLLLGSVMTVPAWTQSPNGNQSVELDSNATIRLTSEMADQWAELVLHGVDTEFPNKLSLVYSNPDQIGTPQEHFPAFYGCFDWHSSVHGHWVLVRLLKTHPEMPAATKIRETLSRHLTAENLKHEAKFFARDENKSFERMYGWAWFLRLAMELDSFDNDDAVQWRGALEPLEKLLVERITAYLPLLTFPIRTGQHPDTGFALGQVLDYARARGLNELEQLVITRAHDFYLADTDYPVQYEPSGHDFFSSAWNEADLMRRVLSPEDFASWLDAFVPNLQQQLTDGTISPVSVSDLTDGKLVHLAGLNLNRAWCLQSVANHLPGQHPLVAAIRTNAREHLVAGLAYINSGHYEGDHWLATFGLYAISEVGQLGPNQ is encoded by the coding sequence ATGTTTGCCTGGAAAGATTCATTCTTTCGCCAATTGTTCTCCACTTTGCTGCTTGGTTCGGTCATGACAGTGCCAGCGTGGACGCAGTCGCCAAACGGGAATCAGTCCGTTGAACTGGACTCAAACGCCACCATTCGATTGACGTCGGAAATGGCGGATCAATGGGCAGAGTTGGTGCTGCATGGTGTCGACACAGAGTTTCCAAACAAACTGTCGTTGGTCTATTCCAATCCTGATCAAATCGGCACGCCCCAAGAACACTTCCCGGCGTTTTATGGTTGCTTTGATTGGCACAGCAGTGTGCACGGTCACTGGGTGTTGGTGCGTCTGCTGAAGACACATCCTGAGATGCCTGCGGCCACCAAAATTCGCGAAACGTTGTCTCGGCATTTGACGGCTGAGAACTTGAAGCACGAAGCGAAATTCTTTGCTCGCGATGAGAACAAGTCCTTCGAACGTATGTATGGCTGGGCCTGGTTTCTGCGTTTAGCGATGGAGTTGGATTCGTTCGACAATGACGATGCCGTTCAGTGGCGTGGGGCTCTTGAGCCACTCGAGAAATTGTTGGTTGAACGGATCACGGCTTACCTGCCGCTGCTGACGTTTCCAATTCGAACGGGCCAGCATCCGGACACGGGGTTTGCGCTGGGGCAAGTGTTGGATTACGCGAGGGCTCGTGGTCTCAACGAGTTGGAACAGTTGGTGATCACACGGGCTCATGATTTCTATCTGGCCGACACTGATTACCCGGTCCAGTACGAACCGTCCGGACACGATTTCTTCTCGTCGGCGTGGAACGAAGCTGACTTGATGCGGCGGGTGCTTTCGCCGGAAGATTTCGCAAGCTGGCTGGATGCGTTTGTGCCGAATCTGCAGCAGCAACTCACCGACGGGACGATCTCGCCCGTCAGTGTCAGCGATCTCACCGACGGCAAACTGGTTCACCTCGCCGGGCTGAACCTCAATCGAGCCTGGTGTCTGCAATCGGTTGCGAATCACTTGCCGGGGCAGCATCCGCTGGTCGCCGCCATTCGAACGAATGCGAGAGAACATTTGGTCGCGGGTTTGGCCTACATCAACAGCGGTCATTACGAAGGCGACCATTGGTTGGCCACGTTTGGTTTGTATGCGATCAGCGAAGTCGGCCAATTGGGACCGAACCAATGA
- a CDS encoding adenylate/guanylate cyclase domain-containing protein: MKSVSKSNRRWWRPLVSIGCGLLCSLFFLAAMMWGGQTAFEFSRVVSDAVMLREGGPRLGARELSGDVVLVSFGTSSAERLGKKPDLETDRKLYENLMNADAKVVADLRNLVCTDPDDFEASVRPTLELIQQVAPKRNLVRDVYLTLDVDYKVVESYHDCIVHHGMSFKSPTMVNRHSRIFPIAMHDYFALRETTPFWVVQRLTDQPNGGQTGFYERLDQAGLIHHWLEVFPQMINLLQSPSGEETIAPNPKLADYQVGHNEVNWIGFGSEFPTVSPAGIWVDYGFNPSDLTRLEYGDLVEGDFDPEWVHGKAVLIDLEMSFVPSSDRYDIPIRDRQADALDVTGVAIETLLNGITMQMAAWYVTPALLIGFSVLACVIAAIFRARWALLCVAMLLLAYLAICTFAFRGGWFLDMAFTPVSILVAGVLGVGIRYFEEIRWRQRITDLFGRYVPRAVVNQLVQQSERQAIVVGGVTREVTVMFADIRGFTQFSERLQPEDVLDELNGLLEVMVRCTFEEEGTVDKFIGDAILVLFNAPLDQADHAERASRVAWRIQKALRSHKSGLSIGIGIHTGKAVVGNVGTPQRMEYTAIGNTVNVASRLCDRAAAGEIVVSGEVTQQLSNLFELEANEPMQVKGIAESLATSRLVGFKSVASE, encoded by the coding sequence ATGAAGTCGGTCTCCAAGTCCAATCGTCGTTGGTGGCGACCGCTGGTTTCAATCGGCTGCGGTTTGCTGTGCTCGCTGTTCTTTCTGGCGGCGATGATGTGGGGAGGCCAGACCGCATTCGAATTTTCTCGGGTGGTCAGCGATGCGGTGATGCTGCGTGAGGGTGGCCCGCGTCTGGGGGCACGGGAACTTTCAGGCGACGTGGTGCTGGTGTCCTTCGGGACATCGAGTGCGGAGCGATTGGGGAAGAAGCCCGACCTTGAGACCGACCGGAAACTTTACGAGAACTTGATGAACGCCGATGCGAAGGTGGTGGCGGATTTGCGAAATTTGGTCTGCACCGATCCGGATGATTTCGAAGCGAGTGTGCGGCCGACATTGGAATTGATTCAACAGGTTGCTCCAAAACGTAACTTGGTTCGCGATGTCTATCTGACGTTGGATGTCGACTACAAAGTTGTGGAGAGCTACCACGATTGCATCGTGCATCACGGGATGAGCTTCAAGTCACCAACGATGGTCAATCGCCATTCGCGAATCTTTCCGATCGCGATGCATGACTACTTTGCACTTCGCGAAACAACTCCGTTTTGGGTGGTGCAGCGATTAACGGACCAGCCCAACGGTGGCCAGACGGGTTTCTACGAGCGACTCGATCAGGCGGGATTGATTCATCATTGGTTGGAGGTCTTTCCCCAAATGATCAACCTGCTGCAATCACCCAGCGGAGAGGAAACGATCGCACCCAATCCGAAATTGGCCGACTATCAAGTTGGCCACAACGAGGTCAATTGGATCGGTTTTGGAAGCGAATTTCCGACGGTTTCACCGGCTGGTATTTGGGTCGACTACGGGTTCAATCCAAGCGACTTGACTCGGTTGGAATACGGCGATCTGGTTGAAGGCGATTTCGATCCGGAATGGGTTCACGGCAAGGCGGTGCTGATCGATTTAGAAATGTCTTTTGTGCCTTCATCGGATCGATACGACATTCCCATCCGCGATCGGCAGGCGGACGCATTGGATGTCACCGGCGTCGCGATTGAAACGCTGCTCAATGGCATCACCATGCAGATGGCTGCATGGTACGTCACTCCCGCCCTGCTGATCGGATTCAGCGTTTTAGCTTGCGTGATCGCGGCCATTTTTCGGGCTCGTTGGGCGTTGCTGTGCGTGGCGATGTTGTTACTCGCATATCTTGCAATCTGCACGTTCGCCTTTCGCGGCGGATGGTTTCTCGACATGGCCTTCACGCCAGTTTCGATTTTGGTGGCGGGAGTGCTGGGGGTCGGCATTCGGTACTTCGAAGAGATTCGATGGCGACAGCGGATCACGGATTTGTTCGGCCGCTATGTGCCGCGGGCGGTGGTCAATCAATTGGTGCAACAGTCCGAACGCCAGGCCATTGTGGTCGGCGGGGTGACTCGCGAAGTGACCGTCATGTTCGCTGACATTCGGGGGTTCACTCAGTTTTCTGAACGCCTGCAACCGGAAGACGTTCTGGACGAGCTCAATGGCTTGCTGGAGGTCATGGTTCGGTGCACGTTCGAGGAAGAAGGCACGGTCGACAAGTTCATTGGGGACGCGATTTTGGTTTTGTTCAACGCGCCGCTGGACCAGGCCGATCACGCGGAACGAGCGTCGCGTGTCGCTTGGCGGATTCAGAAAGCGCTGCGGTCGCACAAGAGTGGATTGTCGATCGGCATCGGGATCCACACCGGGAAGGCCGTCGTTGGCAACGTCGGCACGCCACAGCGGATGGAGTACACCGCGATCGGAAACACCGTGAACGTTGCGTCGCGATTGTGTGATCGAGCCGCGGCGGGCGAAATTGTGGTGTCGGGCGAAGTCACTCAGCAACTCAGCAATTTGTTTGAGTTGGAAGCCAACGAGCCAATGCAGGTCAAAGGAATCGCGGAGTCACTGGCAACCTCGCGATTGGTCGGTTTTAAAAGCGTGGCTAGCGAGTGA
- a CDS encoding FMN-binding protein → MGQTTLSQSGPSLPLADSSPHPTASRQATAWRGRVVHAIRIALLIGLLACLPSPHQRSDVATQPTLEPIQRLAPAADAVADIPDNNGCWTISDTNRVPLGSVARTLPEANAFVGYRGPTEALLLFDQQNIVRSVSVLQSHDTDEHIDAVQNSPEFLKQFSGLTWGGTFADGSSPKIDGVSGATLTSLAMAGGILKRLGTAPGSLIFPQPLTLDEAQTFFPTASQIRGERIAVVLADNETQLGYLIRTGAFVDDEIGYQGPTSALIGLDREHRLLRPKIRHSFDNEPYVGYVRQERSFWKRFEGLTLEQLAAFDPPAEKVEGVSGATMTSMAIAYTLPRFATALLADPEWQSLGQTPFQNRLDAWRESIQRIRLSFADIATLVTLVLLPLLIHFGAMRQTWLRRLWLLTVWIVLGLHAGNLLSLALLAGWATSGVTWQLALGLVTLGVISVVIPPTRRGNPYCNHLCPHGAAQQLIRPSSGSSRKWKLPVWLSLPLGFLPAVTLLLVYLALLVRPATDVSLVEPFHGYLWHLASGSAIAWTISTLAIAFFVPMAYCRLGCPTGRLLDWLRLKGTSHQISRMDLAVVGLLIFACGYRFLTR, encoded by the coding sequence ATGGGTCAAACAACCTTGAGCCAATCCGGCCCAAGCCTGCCTCTCGCAGACAGTTCCCCTCATCCCACCGCGTCCCGTCAAGCTACCGCTTGGCGAGGACGCGTGGTGCACGCGATCCGAATCGCATTGCTGATCGGATTGTTGGCCTGTTTGCCGTCGCCACATCAACGCAGCGATGTGGCGACTCAACCAACGCTGGAACCAATCCAGCGACTGGCCCCCGCTGCCGATGCGGTCGCCGACATTCCCGACAACAACGGTTGCTGGACGATTTCAGACACCAATCGAGTCCCACTCGGTTCCGTGGCCAGAACACTGCCCGAAGCCAATGCGTTCGTCGGCTACCGTGGGCCAACCGAAGCCCTCTTGTTGTTCGATCAGCAGAACATCGTTCGCTCAGTCTCGGTCCTGCAAAGCCACGACACCGATGAGCACATCGACGCCGTCCAAAACTCCCCCGAGTTCTTGAAGCAATTCAGCGGACTGACCTGGGGTGGAACATTCGCGGACGGGAGCTCCCCCAAGATCGACGGTGTCTCTGGCGCAACGTTGACCAGTTTGGCGATGGCGGGTGGCATCCTCAAGCGTCTGGGAACCGCACCGGGCTCGCTCATCTTTCCCCAGCCACTGACCTTGGACGAAGCTCAAACCTTCTTCCCGACCGCCTCCCAAATTCGCGGCGAGCGCATCGCGGTGGTTCTGGCGGACAACGAAACCCAACTCGGGTATCTGATTCGAACAGGAGCGTTTGTCGATGACGAGATCGGCTACCAAGGTCCAACCAGCGCTCTGATTGGATTGGATCGGGAACACCGTCTTCTGCGGCCCAAGATCCGACATTCCTTCGACAACGAACCTTACGTCGGCTACGTCCGCCAAGAACGATCCTTCTGGAAACGATTCGAAGGCCTGACTCTGGAGCAGCTCGCGGCCTTTGATCCTCCCGCCGAGAAAGTCGAAGGGGTCTCCGGAGCCACGATGACCAGCATGGCCATCGCTTACACGCTGCCAAGATTCGCGACGGCGCTACTGGCCGATCCGGAGTGGCAATCACTCGGACAAACGCCATTTCAAAATCGCCTGGATGCCTGGCGGGAATCGATTCAACGAATTCGACTGTCCTTCGCTGACATCGCCACGCTTGTGACGCTGGTCCTGTTGCCACTGCTGATTCATTTCGGAGCGATGCGACAAACGTGGCTGCGGCGGCTTTGGCTCCTCACTGTTTGGATTGTGCTGGGGCTCCACGCAGGCAATTTGCTATCGCTGGCACTGTTGGCCGGATGGGCCACCTCCGGCGTCACCTGGCAACTCGCTTTGGGATTGGTCACGTTGGGCGTCATCTCGGTGGTGATCCCGCCAACTCGGCGAGGCAATCCGTACTGCAACCATCTCTGCCCTCACGGTGCCGCCCAACAACTGATCCGCCCAAGCAGCGGTTCAAGCCGGAAGTGGAAACTCCCAGTTTGGCTTTCCCTGCCCTTGGGATTCTTGCCCGCGGTGACGTTGTTGTTGGTCTACCTCGCGTTGCTCGTCCGTCCGGCCACCGATGTTTCGTTGGTGGAACCCTTCCACGGTTACCTTTGGCACTTGGCGTCTGGATCCGCGATCGCTTGGACGATCAGCACTCTTGCGATCGCCTTCTTCGTTCCCATGGCCTACTGCCGACTGGGATGCCCGACCGGTCGTCTGCTCGACTGGTTGCGACTGAAAGGAACCAGCCACCAAATTTCGCGAATGGACCTCGCCGTTGTGGGCCTGCTGATCTTCGCCTGCGGCTATCGTTTCCTCACTCGCTAG